The region TTAGATAAAAGAGCTTGATTATCCAATAAAAACAGGGTTCATATTCATTGAATTGGgtgataaaaatttattgtgtAGAGAATACTaagaaaagtttggaaaacgtgtataaaaatacaaaaaaaaagaaaggaaccgGGTTATCTTCGGGCCTGGGTGGCGCCGCCGAAGATCTTTTCTTGAAAGTGTGGCGCTAGCACATATGTTTGTCGATAAATCGGCCTCTAGGCCAGCAATCTGGTACAGGTGTGCTGTTGTGTTTCACTCCGTGTTGTTTTCCAGTTGCTTCTTCGTATGTTGACtgtagttttaattatttttttaaattttatttatttaaaatatattaaaataatattttttttattttttaaaaaatatttttaatatcacacatcaaaataatataaaaatactaaaaaaatattaatttaaagtaaaaaaaataattttttttaatgtttttaaaaaacccagAAATAAACAGTACCTTAAGCTACTGTtctgaaagtttttttttttcatgataatacTCCATCATATAGATAATTGCGGTTGGTGACCATTATTCTTGTTAATTACCGTTGGTGACCATTATTCGACAAAATGTGCACgccaaataaataacatgaaaattatATTACCAATTAGgcaattatttgtattattttctttctacaaATGTGTGAAAGCTAAAGATCGGCCACTCCACAGAGCCTTTACATATATCATCAAATCAAAACGGTAATTCttccccaaaaaataaaaattcccgATGAATTTCTTCAAAGCAGTCTTCGCTGATGATCCAACGCCACCAGACTCCCCCAAATCCCCTCCTCCCAGCTCTGAAAAGCCGAACCCTGACCCGCCAACCCAAAACTCCACCTGGTCCTTTGGCTCTCTCATCCAAACCTTAGCAACCAAATCTGAATCCGTCATCGAAATCTACAAGAAAGACCTGGAAGAATTCGGATCCGGCTTGAAAAATGAATCCGCCATTATCCGCGATGTCGCTTCACGCGCCGTCCATGATCTCCCCGCTTCCTTCGAGGCCAGCGCTGCCGTCGCTCAGGAGTCCGTTGGACAAGCCATCGGTGGTATTGGATCCTCCATGTGGAAATCAACGGCCCAGATCATTTCTCAAGGTAGAGACTCCATTTTAGCCTCTGATCATGATCATGATCGTGATTTACTCTTATCTAATACTGATACCAATAGAAGTAGTTTGGGTAAACAGTACAGTCGTTTTGATGCTCAAGTGCGTGCATTGCAATGTGATTTCGATACTTACTGTTGTGAACCTGAGGATAAGGAGGATTATGAGAAATGGAAATCAAGGGGTTTTGTGATTGATGAGAAAAAAGAGGAGATTGAGAGGTTTATTAGTGAAAATGGGGTGATCAGGGAGATTTATGGTGAGGTTGTGCCTAATAGAGTTGATGATGAGAGTTTTTGGAGCAGGTTCTTTTATAGGATGTTTAAGTTGAACCAAGCAGAGGAGGCCAGGGCTTTGCTTGTTAAACGAGCGATTTCTGGGGATGAAGAGGAGGATTtaagttgggattttgatgatgataagGAGGAGGGTGATGGGTTGTTGTCGAAAGGCGGTGAATCAACTGTGAACGTAGTAGACGCAGAGAAGGGGAGTGTTGATGGTATGATTGTCGAGAATGTGGCGGAGAAGGAAAGGGTTGGGGTTGATGGAAGTGAGGATAAGTTGGAGGAGAAGGTAATAGTTGGGGTGGATATAAGTGAGGATAAGTTGAAGGAGAAGGTAGTAGTGGTGGAGGGAGCGGGCAATATTGTTCAATCATGTGAGGATAATGTTAAGTTGGAGGAGAAGGTAGTGGTGgtggagggagagggagagggagagggcaATATTGTTCAATCATGTAAGGATAATGTTAAGTTGGAGGAGAAGGCCGTGATGGGGAAGGAAGAGGGGGATAATGGCAAATCATGCGAGGATAGTGATAAGTTGGAGGAGAAGGTGGTGGAGGGAAAGGGGGATGATGGTGAATCACCTAAGGATAGTGATGTTTCGGTGGTTTCAAGCAAGTCTCTGGCTGAGGAGGATCTTGAGTGGGATGAGATTGAAGATATTGGGAGTAATGATGAGAGCAAAGGGGAAGCTGTTGGGAGCAGGAAGAGTGCTGGTACAAGTAGAGTTGATTTGCATAAGCAGTTGAGTGCGGCGGAGGAAGAGGAGGATTTTAGTTGGGatattgaagatgaagatgatgcGCGAGTTAAGTGATTATTCATGTGTGctaattattatttagtttatcaTTGTACTGCATTGTGATGTATATGTTTTCATATCTTCCCTTCTAGATGTTCAAGTGATTAAATTCATGCTATTGTCACAGTTCTACGAGTTtccataaatataaatacaaattgATCTGAATGGAAGTGCTTGCCAACGTGTTTCCGTTTTCTTGTGCAATAAAATCCCATTATTGGCTACTTGTATTTTCTTCACTCTTTCTTCTGTTGCTATGACCAAAATCTTGATTTACCATGCCATACCGTTTAAAATGGCTGGTGAGATTATAGATGCTGGTCTGCTTGGTCTTTGTCTGCATGATCATCCTTCACCTTATCAGAAATCTTTTCCAGCAAGAATTGAGCTTGCTAGTAGCAATTAGCATGCTGCAAGAGTTTTGTAAACCTGTGGTGAGAGTTCATTTGGCTCTTGTGCTGGGGTTATCCACCTTTGATTGCACAGACCttttatgatttagttttttgatTTATCTAGCCTGTATACTGTTAAATCTAATTAACAAAGTCACTACTGTTGCAAATGCTAGTTGTGCACTGCAATATATTGGATTCTACATTGCGAAAATAGTGCCCCACAAGGGTCACCagtaacaaaagaaaaggaaaattatcaTTCTACATGGTGTTTACTTAGAGTTGAGTTAtcatgatgttaaaaaaaaaattaatattgaattgatgtttgattttacattaacaaaaattagtttttattgcCTGCAAGATATTGAAAATGCAGGGATCAAAATAGATattgaagtaaaaaaacaaggttttttctctttgataCTGTCCATCTagtgcccttttttttttaaaaaaaaaaaaatccttataggatttttctaattttatttatggtccctttagtttaaaatttttatattttgattcaatACTTTAgtttatttacattttagtttttcaattcaagaaaagaaagaaaaagttgttggaaaataacataggaaagaaaataattggtTGCTcatattttgtgaaaaaaaaaaaccaagtttagGGTCAATGTGAACTTCTTGATAAGAGAAATATTATTGAGgtgtttaattgtgtttttgaaCTAATTTTGGAGTGTTTTGAGTTGAAAGATTGATTTATTAAGATTATAAAggtttttatttgatgtttttaaatgaaaatatgttttaaaaatagtttttggggaaaacaaaaattttaacttgattttcaaCTATCTTTTTATGGTTAAAATCTAAGCATGTACATGCTTTCAtctgctttttttattaaaaaaataaaaataaaatctttcatttagtaaataaaattgaaggggAGCATGTGAGCCTAGCTTTGCAAGCCCACATGAgctagctcttttttttttgttttaatcataCATGTGGCCCTCAGTCTTCTTGGCAGATGCacctcacattttttttattttcttttcatttttgtttttgaattttcattgtAATGCATTAGAGGGAAAAGgcttaacataatattaaaattattgttcaattttgttatggttcttgaataatattataggtttttataagaatgttaataatttttttcaattactatGTACCtaatatgcaaaaataaaaaataaaagattactcatgaatattcaataaaaataaaattttttgatagattttttatattattttatcatatttgtttattttttttttcattcaatcatatacaaaatattaattcattctcttaatactttttttaaacttaCTTTTAAAATCACGGTAGGTTTTATTTAAAgaacattttttataattaaaaaacatacttTCATTCATACAATCAAGAgatgcattaataaaaaaatcaagtttaggttgaagaaatatatttctctttataattatattcattgtttttcctgcaaacatttacttttataattgtttaattaaataaaaatatatttcaaaagacAAGGTTAGTAAAACCGATTAAGGTTATGACCTAGATCACGGATTAGTTAAGTTAACCTAATTTGATCTAGATTAATCCAATACATTGTtgttctagtattttttttataaaaaaaaacattaaattgatgttttaattgttttttaaaattctaaccGAGTTTTGACCAAATCATCAGGTCAACTAGATCACACTAAGTCAAATCCCATATAGTTTACTTTGAAACCCAACTTTATCTAGAAACTAGGTTGAGGGGTTATGATGTGGACTCTACAAgtttaattgagtttaataacattaCCAAAAAATTCTTCGCATCGGTGTGCATGCCACTAACTAGTAGTAAGAGCTAAAAGAAAAGCATGAATCATCAACAAGGCAACAACATAAATCATATGAAATGATAATCTGCAAGTAGCAAAGCTAAATATGGAGAAGCAACCGCTTTGGATTTAggtattttcatattaggcAAAAATCCACCTTCTAACTTTCATATGGGATCctgcataaaaaaaagctacaaacCAAATTTAAAGTTTCAACTATGGATAATAAGAATATAGTGCACTACTTCCCCAAGTAAACTAAatatacagtaaaaaaaaaactaatagatcaaatttgaaaactaatggagcaaattttttttaaaataaatattactttgaTCACATCGATTGAGCTCACATGACAAGATCCGCTGACCACGTCAACCCATGCGGCCAAGCTAGGCCctcttctctctatttttttctcttattttttctttttttccctctgtctctttttttttctctattctctctcTTATCTCCTCTATCTTTTTCTCtgtcatttttctcttctctctctctctctctctattctctctcttctcttttttttcttgcacgcaccactatgtttttttttccaagtgcTGCTGATAATTTCCTTCTATCAGGCCGTTTGGCACTGCGGTTATGGTTGcggttaataaaaaaagcagTATCAAGATGTTTGGTTATTTTCAACCacactttttatttaacatggcTCCACCAAAAACTGAGGTTGGACCTCAGTTTTGGAAAAGCAAGTAACAACTGCTTTTCAGTTTTCACTCCATGCCATACACTTTTCATAGACACTTTTGTTCTTGTAAAAAAACTTTCCTTGCCCGAGCTTAAGCTCTGTTCACTTCCTCTCTGTTACTGATATGGATGAGATTGACGAAGATTGACGAAGATTGACACCAGAGACAGTGATCCATCTTGTTCCCCTCTGTCCCTTCTCCTGTAAAACGAAAGATTTCAACACAACATTTTCCCAACCCGAGCTTGTCTCCTCTGTTCCCTTCCCCCCTATTCCCTTGATTTGGACGAAGATTGACGCCATAGACAGTGTTCGTCATTGTTCCCTACTGTCCCTTTTGTTGTGAAGCGAAGATCAGATCACCTTCACCGAAATCATTTGTGCCAAGCAGTCTCCACTGTTTCGGTTTGCAGGAAGCACAACAGTGCTGGGAACTTGTTTctgaaatcttgattttttaatgaaaattgtaTGTTGAAGAAATTATATAGTTGCCATTTTGGGTTTTGAGTACTAATTTGGAGATTTTGTATCCGATTTAtggatcaattttgtttttttatttatctcatgtggggctttttttgttgttaatctGCCATTTAAACTTGTTGTGTTTTCCTTACACTTTGTTGATCAGTTTTCTTAGTAGTGTTGGTGGATTTCAAGATTTCGGTAAACTGTCTTCTTGTGTGTAGTTTTATCTGTTGGTGATGTTGATTTCTTGAGAGAATTATGCTTTAAGTTTCGAGGAAGCaagatgatgaatttttttcgAGTATGAttgcaatctcaatttcattctaaatgattttttatctgATATTGTACTTTGCTCAGCTAATCAAGGATCACAGTGGCCCTCATGTATATGAGATAGGATTGCAAATAGTTTgatgagataataaaaaatattttatataaagtattatttgtttcatgatataataagagtaattaattctacaatatttaaatttaaaaccatcaatatatatatatatatatatatattaaattattttataacctcaatttcaaaagtatttttaatcaaacacattaaactaccttttcttcaactttaatttcaaccacagttttaaccaactatttattttttcaaaccaacttcaactaaaagtactttttataaaaacaactttttttcaaaccacaaccacaacaactaccgcaataccaaacacactcataGCTATACACACATACGACCACACACTTTTCTAGCTATACACAaacttttatatacaaaaaattcGACATTGAGTCGTGACTTCCTTTCAACGCCAATTGCAATTAGCACAACTTTCATGCTAGCATAGCTTCTCAATTGTAGCACAACTTCTCCTCTAATCATATAACATGCACAACAACTAGTATGGGGCATTGACTTCTCCATCAATGGTGTCTAGCCCATGCATAGCATAATAATCAACGAGTCACCATGGTTAGCCCATGGATTCCAGCTCCACAATTAATGTCTAGCATTAATTTCTCCACCAATTATATGTCTCATTATCCACGAAAAAAGTCCAAGGATGAACGTATATACTCATCCACCAAGAAGTACGAAAGAATTTCTTCCACAAAAAAGTCACACATGCTTACATACATACAGAGCCACGTAAAACATACAGATACACGCTCCTAAAGTTaacttttatttctcttttatagTACATTGTTCTCTCTTCACATCTCTACTAACTTAAACATAAGAGTATCATTTGTTTTAATAGGGGTTTGGTTTTTCAAGAACAACCTAACCCAAGACTGGTAATGGAAAGTTTTTTATACGAAGTTTTTTCACGACTTCatcaaaaactaataaattttttagttgagaaatttattatatcttgcgagaaataatattttttttattttataataactaaaTACATTATAGTAATTAGAactcaaattacaaaaaaaaaaaaaagccttaaaACCCATAGAGAATTCATTATGCACATACACACAtatcactattaaaaaaaagtgttattactattttttccttaaaaaaatcaactgccTTGATGTTAGGGGTAGAATGGTCTTTTTAAAAAGGACCCATTAGACATTGTGAAATTGATTGGGGACAATTAAGTCTTGTTACCTTTTAAATGCATGATGTAATGATTATATTGccctaaaaaaaaaggttacacAAGagcaatttaatctttttacattttaaagacACAGAGTAAAGACTTTATTATTCTTACATGCAAAAATTGTTTAACTTATATAAAGGGGCTTTTCCATCCtttcatattagtttttttttttttgtgatagaCAAGTTGACAAGGGACgatttgatctttttaataatatttattaaaaaacattattggcgTGTGAAGTCGCTTCACCACCAAACATCACCTTTTAGGGTGGCGTTGGAAGTGTCTCACCGTCCCTTTTCCATTAGTGTCAAGCATGTGCACGGCGGTGTGGTGGTTTGGGCTCTGATAAACTTTTTTGTTCTccttcctcttttctttctcttcctcttGCCAAAATATAAAGGTGTCatctaatttgattttgtttccattttggtcttcattctttaattgctatttgttttatttttttaatctatttttgatcaattttattttcaatttctcccCTCATAAtttagtttcatttaatttttatatcaaatttggtccctattagtttgattgttgtttgttatttttaatgcttttctaattgaattttattttcaatttcatctatcaacatttgatttcaaatt is a window of Populus nigra chromosome 10, ddPopNigr1.1, whole genome shotgun sequence DNA encoding:
- the LOC133705759 gene encoding uncharacterized protein LOC133705759, with the translated sequence MNFFKAVFADDPTPPDSPKSPPPSSEKPNPDPPTQNSTWSFGSLIQTLATKSESVIEIYKKDLEEFGSGLKNESAIIRDVASRAVHDLPASFEASAAVAQESVGQAIGGIGSSMWKSTAQIISQGRDSILASDHDHDRDLLLSNTDTNRSSLGKQYSRFDAQVRALQCDFDTYCCEPEDKEDYEKWKSRGFVIDEKKEEIERFISENGVIREIYGEVVPNRVDDESFWSRFFYRMFKLNQAEEARALLVKRAISGDEEEDLSWDFDDDKEEGDGLLSKGGESTVNVVDAEKGSVDGMIVENVAEKERVGVDGSEDKLEEKVIVGVDISEDKLKEKVVVVEGAGNIVQSCEDNVKLEEKVVVVEGEGEGEGNIVQSCKDNVKLEEKAVMGKEEGDNGKSCEDSDKLEEKVVEGKGDDGESPKDSDVSVVSSKSLAEEDLEWDEIEDIGSNDESKGEAVGSRKSAGTSRVDLHKQLSAAEEEEDFSWDIEDEDDARVK